GTAATGGTTTTTCTAATTTTACTGTACTCTATTAGTTTTCTTTATACAGagatataaattttcattacaatctATTAGTATCTTGAAAAATCTTTGACACACTAATATTTTAAGCCCTTAAAAGGATGAATAAATACAGTTAATCTTCTTAAAACATCTGTATATATAATTAACTGAATTTggaacagaataaaaattaaaatatttacattttacgaatatatcaaaatattttcccTTATAAACATAGAAGAAAAACATATAACTTCCATGTGATTGAAAGTTAGGTACTGTATTGGTGTAAGGTAAACATGACAATTGACGGAACTGGTTGGCAATGGGTTCACAGCCTCTTGTATGGTCGATGGCAAAAACTCAAGGCAGGGTTAAATGGAACGGGTTTTCATTGTGCTTGGAAGACCACTGTGCTCtttctataaaaaacaaaatttagttaaaagacaCTATGATGAAACTCTTAGTGAATATGTACATAAACTACATGATAACTAGATAACtgttaatgttgttttaaaataaattgcacaaaAGAGTCACCTCTCAGTACTAAATACTTAGATGCTAGATACCTAGCTCTAAGTattctattgaaataattttcaatttgttcaatTACCATACTTAAAACAGAAAACCAAAAGGAACATACTTTGATCAGTTTGCTGTACATCTGCAAGTCAATTTGCTGAGCCTTGTTGTAGAGCAAAACACCCACAATGACGACACAAGTGCCGAGTCCACTCAGTACCGTCACATCATTGCCAAACATCAGCACCGATAGCCAGATCAGGAATGCTCTTTTAGTTGTGTTGGCAACACTGTAATCAATCATTAATAATCACACATAACAGAAGAATTTCTTTACacatattatgtgttttaaaaagatagtgagtaatttttgtgttatttatctTATTCGAGTAAGTGTTAGCATACTAACTcagggtttaaaaattaaacttttatagatCATTAACCTTATTATCATTACAGTATGGATAATCATAATACATGTTCATAATTgggtaaacatttaatttactgaAACCACCCCAATTACATAatggattaaatatatttaatttatctctACACTCGAAagcataaaacattttccaaactaCTTGATGATATTAGAGTTGAGAGTGCAGTAGTTCAGTAATGGAATACATAGTTATGAGTATGACTAATACACGAGATGGTAGTTGATGCTGTACTGACTACAGAACACTTGGCTTGGATAAGCTATTGGGTGTAGATAGCACTGAACAACATATCATAGGAAGCACAGTAcataaatgtaacaacaaaattaaatgtacaacATTAAAAAGCACTGTTGTTTGTGATTTCTAACCtcataaaatatgtagttttattgAGAAGGACAAGCAGGTTAAAGAGGACAATCCATTGGCCTACTTCGCCAAACTTGaaaattgaaacttaaaaagagTTGAAACATTGAAATGAATAACCATTTTCCCATATTTGGATGTCATTCTATATTGtgttatactataataataaagacTGCATAATTCGAGTCTTGGCTAATTAGAATGTTATTGGTCCCTTAAACTTTGATTTATGTAAGTTCCGTAGTATTTTATATggattcaaaaaaatttaattttcttttaagagtttataaaaataagaaacaaagcTAATAAgagttattaaattacaattataaggTTGGAACATCTGCcatttttgtactggatcaacCTTCTTAAGTGCTGTTTGTGGTATTAATCTCTGCTAGAAAAACCCGTTTAAAATGATAACATGTACATCTTGACCTATGcttatgtttgatatttttatcaaactccttgtggaccatcctCAATTGaagtgaagagtcactaactacacTAAAAATTTCTTATGTCTAGTATGCGAttccaaagtttaatttttcccaaCTTGAGccaataaaagaacacaaagcCATTTGCAACAGAACCTAcattgtaacttttttaaactttttaaaaaaccagTTCATATCTGAAAGGATGAACATTTTGAGGTAGAATTTGCAGTATTGTGTCCTCTTAATAGAGgcttttatttcatgtattactTGACCTATGCCCTCATTTAAGATTTCATTGTGACTCCTTTGGCCCATCACCGTAAACTGAAAAACTGATATTACTTCAAAAGGTAGATTTGTATGTGTAGTAATAATGTAccaagtgtttttgttttatctgtaatGGTTCAGAAAATATTAAGCTGGTGCGGGAGTTAATTAACACCCCTTTATAGGAGTTCAAGCTatgaggaaaaatatttaaaaaaaacacaactccTTGTGTGAGATCAGTTCGTAGCTTTAACCAGCTAGTTGGACTCCTGTAATGCTGATGGAACAGACGTTCACTGACCTCACTATCCCCACCTTTCCTATCATAATATTTCCCACTTGCCTGAGATGGTAATAATACTTGTTGTTTACCAGTCAAATTTACAATATCCTAGTATCTCAGTTACGATTTCATTTACTAGACTTTTTCTTTACCTGTAACAAATGCTTTGAAAGATCTGTGATTACGAAACTTTGATTTTCCCTAATCTAACGATTGATTTCATTGATGAGGCCATCAGTAACCACAAACGGTTGGCAATTTGCTGTTCGTTGTCgatattaattcatttttcacAATGCACATTTATATTTCTTTGCATACAAAGAATTTGAGTTTGGaactgattgaaataaaacaaccATGAATTTGGACACTCAAAATGTAAGAACTACTTGTAACTGTGTGTGCTCGAGCTAGCTTTGTTTTGGTTTTGATATGTTAAATCATAAACAACCAATAtacttgttttaaacaaaaatattcatatcacTATACTAGATACAGGCTCACATTAAGCTTCTTTTATAAGATTTAACTTCACACCATACAGAATTGGTTAACTCTAAAAGGGCTACAAGTCGCTATCTTGATGCATTAGGGCGCTGCCAATGCAATAATTGAGTAAGCTATGTGCACACCCAAGACATTGTCAGGATGGTTGTGtagtcaatttaaaatataaattctaacaatctaattttacattattttcatggtaacaaaaattaattattcattcaaaattttaatgttaatatgcCACAAAACTTAGCTCAATTTAAAGAGGTTTTTATACTGTCTGTCACCCCAATTTACTTTAATTAGCAGTGCCCAAATTCTACGAAGATAAATGTGCCGTGTTTGAATGCTGTGGCCCAAGCTGACCAGATACCAGCTGAGTCCAAATTCTACATAGATAAATCTGCCCATTTTTGACTGCTGTGCCCAAGCTGAACAGATACCAGCAGAGTCCAAATTCTACGTAGATAAATCTGGAGTGTTTGACTACTGTGCCCAAGCTGACCGGATACCAGCAGAGTCCAAAGTCTACGTAGATAAATGTGCTGTGTTTGACTGCTGTGCCCAAGCTGACCAGATACCAGCTGAGTCCAAATTCTACATAGATAAATCTGCCCATGTTTGACTGCTGTGCCCAAGCTGAACAGATACCAGCAGAGTCCAAATTCTACGTAGATAAATCTGGAGTGTTTCACTACTATGCCCAAGCTGACTGGATACCAGCAGAGTCCAAATTCTACGTAGATAAATCTGCCCATGTTTGACTGCTGTGCCCAAGCTGAACAGATACCAGCTGAGTCCAAATTCTACATAGATAAATCTACCCATGTTTGACTGCTGTGCCCAAGCTGAACAGATACCAGCAGAGTCCAAATTCTACGTAGATAAATCTGGAGTGTTTGACTACTGTTGCCCAAGCTGACTGGATACCAGCAGAGTCCAAATTCTACGTAGATAAATCTGCCCATGTTTGACTGCTGTGCCCAAGCTGAACAGATACCAGCAGAGTCCAAATTCtactaagaaaaatatacagtattaccTGCTGTGCCCAAGCTGAACAGATACCAGCAGAGTCCAAATTCTACGTAGATAAATCTGGAGTGTTTGACTACTGTGCCCAAGCTGACCAGATACCAGTAGAGTCCAAATTCTACATAGATAAATCTGCCCATGTTTGACTGCAGTGCCAAGCTGACCAGATACCAGTACTGTCGAAATTCCCCGTAAATAAATGTCTCAGTTTTGTCTCCTAAACTCAAGCTAAGTGATAATCTACTGCCTATTGTGCCTCCAGTTATTACATATTCTTTATGGTTAGACTCTTTAAATTGTACGTGGAGTAGTCTTAGTCTTATAAGGAACATAAGATTAAGGGGTGGCGGGGAGTTGACATCAAAGAACTATGtccaattgttatttattttatattttaataaaggacTTCTGTACTTTACATAATTACgcttactttttaataaatgaatttattgcCTAAAGAGGAAATTCTGTGATAGTCTAAGAACACTAAGTCTTCTTGACACTCAAAAAAGctgataattaaatatttcatgtctaAGGCCTAGCAATTTTTTAATCCACAGGAAGATTAATGGTTCTAATTATAAATTACTGTGTTAAGAAATTGTAGAATAAatcaataacacatttaataaccatttttaaacatattatcgTGTAAACATGCAAATACATCTAAATAGGATAGAATATTCGGTCGTGTGTCGATCTCTAAATTAAGCATAAAACAGGAGAgatggatttaaaaattataataatttgatatttgaGTTTTTGAAACACATGGATTTGATATAATGGCCAGTAATAGATTATTGGTAACAATTTTACACCACAACTAAAATAGTCCTacaattttcttagtttttattttgataaagagCTCTAAATACTTTCATagtaaactgaaaaatttaattggtgACAGAATTTTCATATCTTGCTTTTAACCATTTATGaagttgtttttattagttaatggttgaatgtaataaaacataccaGTTAACTGTATCAAAGCTGGtaaatatttattgccattgatccactatgacaataaaacttataaaacaccttatataaagtaaatgtgtaacagtaacaaaatttaaacatacaaaaactgttcaaatcaagcaattaaaaatttatattatattttttataaatttaggagAAAAGCACTAGATAGCACAGGATATAAGCCaatgaatacttaaaaaaagGCTTTTTCTGTTGTATTAATGGCTCAGGGAAAGGGTGCTCCTGAGCGTCTCCAGTATTTGAAACAGCCGGTTGTGGGATCTCTCACATGTGACAAAATGTACTTCTATAGCATT
The Homalodisca vitripennis isolate AUS2020 chromosome 4, UT_GWSS_2.1, whole genome shotgun sequence DNA segment above includes these coding regions:
- the LOC124360302 gene encoding solute carrier family 35 member E2B-like, which encodes MIDYSVANTTKRAFLIWLSVLMFGNDVTVLSGLGTCVVIVGVLLYNKAQQIDLQMYSKLIKKEHSGLPSTMKTRSI